One segment of Candidatus Liberimonas magnetica DNA contains the following:
- the ilvC gene encoding ketol-acid reductoisomerase → MAAKMYYDKDADLKLLKGKKIAIIGYGSQGHAQAQNLRDSGLNVVIAEVEGTDNYKKAVEAGFKPVTAAEAAKGADWIQMLVPDEIQSIVWQKEVKPNIKKGATLSFSHGFNIRFNQIEPPKDINVVMIAPKGPGHLVRRQYQEGKGVPNLIAVEQDATKNAQKLALAYSKGIGGTRAGVIETTFSEETETDLFGEQVVLCGGLVELIKAGFETLVEAGYQPEIAYFECLHECKLIIDMIYEDGISWMNYSISDTAEYGEYSRGKRIITEQTRAEMKKILGEIRSGEFAKEWLLENRVNRPVFKQARKDMSESLIEQVGKKLRSMMSWLKKK, encoded by the coding sequence ATGGCTGCAAAAATGTATTATGACAAAGATGCTGACTTAAAGCTGCTAAAGGGCAAGAAAATCGCAATAATCGGTTATGGAAGCCAGGGCCATGCCCAGGCGCAGAACCTTCGTGATTCAGGGCTTAATGTCGTGATAGCGGAAGTTGAAGGGACGGATAATTATAAAAAGGCTGTGGAAGCCGGGTTTAAACCGGTTACTGCGGCAGAAGCAGCAAAAGGAGCGGACTGGATACAGATGCTTGTGCCGGATGAAATACAGTCCATTGTATGGCAGAAAGAAGTAAAACCGAACATTAAAAAAGGTGCGACTTTGAGTTTTTCTCACGGGTTTAACATCCGCTTTAACCAGATAGAACCGCCGAAAGATATAAATGTGGTGATGATAGCGCCGAAAGGCCCCGGTCACCTTGTCAGAAGGCAGTATCAGGAAGGAAAAGGCGTGCCAAACCTGATAGCCGTTGAACAGGACGCCACAAAGAATGCACAGAAGCTTGCGCTTGCCTATTCAAAAGGCATCGGAGGCACGCGTGCGGGTGTGATAGAAACAACTTTTAGCGAAGAGACTGAAACAGACCTTTTCGGAGAACAGGTAGTCCTTTGCGGAGGGCTTGTCGAGCTCATTAAAGCAGGTTTTGAAACTCTGGTAGAGGCAGGTTATCAGCCTGAGATAGCATATTTTGAATGTTTGCATGAATGCAAACTTATTATAGATATGATATACGAAGACGGTATCTCCTGGATGAATTATTCTATTTCGGATACGGCTGAATACGGCGAATATTCCAGAGGCAAGAGGATCATTACCGAACAGACACGCGCTGAAATGAAAAAGATACTCGGCGAGATACGTTCCGGAGAATTCGCAAAAGAATGGCTCCTTGAAAACCGTGTGAACAGGCCCGTATTCAAACAGGCAAGAAAAGATATGTCGGAAAGCCTGATAGAACAGGTCGGGAAAAAACTTCGTTCAATGATGAGCTGGCTGAAGAAAAAATAA
- a CDS encoding PASTA domain-containing protein encodes MFDWIMSAALHSRKEVIVPDVKGKSIYDALRLVSSLDLGLKIEGEELNQDLPAGTVIRQTPYPGITVREGKLIRVIVCQGGEVIFVPKLIGQPVRSARIAIRSAGLNLGEESSKFSAVYEKEQVITQDPGPEKIVERDSLVNLVVSAGLPPDNIKLVPNFAGKNIEDVKSWAAENKIELNISEEETTSFSMGTVMSQKPEPDDELKNGEKISLTVAKSSLGRGPNGKMFVYDIPAGNEDRKIKLTLIDDTGEKEIFNGTKASGTKLEIPIDPKGQAKARVFINGVLVEEREIE; translated from the coding sequence ATGTTTGACTGGATAATGTCAGCGGCTCTTCATTCCCGTAAAGAGGTGATAGTCCCGGATGTAAAAGGGAAGTCCATTTATGATGCTCTGCGTCTTGTCTCTTCTTTGGACCTGGGTTTAAAGATAGAAGGCGAAGAATTAAACCAGGACCTTCCTGCAGGAACAGTCATCAGGCAGACGCCTTATCCCGGCATCACAGTGCGTGAAGGAAAACTGATACGGGTCATTGTTTGTCAGGGCGGTGAGGTCATCTTTGTGCCAAAACTCATAGGCCAGCCTGTCAGGTCCGCAAGGATAGCCATAAGGTCTGCAGGCCTTAATCTCGGCGAAGAATCTTCGAAGTTCTCAGCGGTCTACGAAAAAGAACAGGTTATAACGCAGGATCCCGGACCGGAAAAAATAGTCGAAAGGGATTCTCTGGTAAATCTGGTAGTTTCAGCCGGGCTTCCGCCGGATAATATCAAACTTGTACCGAATTTTGCGGGTAAAAACATAGAAGACGTAAAATCCTGGGCAGCTGAGAATAAGATTGAGTTGAATATCTCTGAGGAAGAAACAACAAGCTTTTCCATGGGGACTGTGATGTCACAGAAACCGGAACCGGACGATGAACTTAAAAACGGAGAAAAGATAAGTTTGACCGTTGCAAAGTCTTCGTTAGGGAGAGGACCTAACGGAAAGATGTTTGTCTATGACATACCTGCCGGCAATGAAGACAGAAAAATAAAGCTGACCCTTATCGATGACACAGGTGAAAAAGAGATATTTAACGGTACAAAGGCATCAGGCACAAAGCTTGAGATACCGATCGACCCGAAAGGCCAGGCAAAGGCCAGGGTTTTTATAAACGGTGTTTTAGTCGAGGAAAGAGAAATAGAGTAA
- the rpe gene encoding ribulose-phosphate 3-epimerase: MQNKKTKNILIAPSILSADFSALKDDIMAVEKLGADWLHIDVMDGHFVPNLTIGPVVVKWARKHSGLFFDVHLMVERPDNYWKAFKDAGADLITFHCETAVNKKTLINEIKKAGLKVGMSIRPKAKLSKIIQFLPYMDLVLIMSVEPGFGGQEFIPKMLSRIKEVRHIIDKDNLSCLIEVDGGINPATAAEAVRSGANVLVAGNSIFGRRKIKTDYKKLRKVIDNTSFNEYNY; this comes from the coding sequence ATGCAAAATAAAAAAACAAAAAATATCTTGATTGCACCATCAATACTTTCTGCGGATTTTTCGGCTTTGAAAGATGATATAATGGCCGTTGAAAAACTGGGGGCTGATTGGCTTCATATAGATGTAATGGACGGCCATTTTGTGCCGAATTTAACTATAGGCCCGGTTGTTGTAAAATGGGCAAGGAAACACTCCGGATTATTTTTTGACGTGCATCTGATGGTGGAAAGGCCTGATAATTACTGGAAGGCATTTAAAGATGCAGGAGCTGACCTCATAACATTCCATTGCGAAACCGCGGTTAACAAAAAAACATTGATAAATGAAATAAAAAAGGCAGGTTTGAAGGTGGGGATGTCTATCAGGCCGAAAGCAAAGCTTTCAAAGATTATACAATTTTTGCCTTATATGGACCTTGTTTTGATAATGAGCGTTGAGCCGGGCTTTGGCGGCCAGGAGTTCATTCCAAAAATGCTTTCAAGGATAAAAGAAGTAAGGCATATTATAGATAAAGATAACTTATCTTGCTTAATTGAAGTTGACGGCGGGATAAATCCCGCGACGGCAGCAGAAGCAGTAAGATCTGGGGCAAATGTGCTTGTTGCAGGTAACTCGATATTCGGTAGAAGGAAGATCAAGACGGATTATAAAAAGTTAAGAAAAGTAATTGACAATACTTCTTTTAACGAGTATAATTATTGA
- the rpsP gene encoding 30S ribosomal protein S16 — MTVRLRLQRQGKPKRPYYRLVVINQTTRRDGKPIEVLGQYDPMAIDEKIKVNRERVDYWISQGAKSSDTVSDLLKIQKETRTTVSKKESEVTKSPSESES, encoded by the coding sequence ATGACAGTCCGGTTACGTTTACAGCGACAGGGAAAACCCAAAAGGCCTTATTATCGTTTAGTGGTTATTAATCAGACCACCAGAAGAGACGGTAAACCTATAGAGGTTCTGGGACAATATGACCCTATGGCTATTGATGAAAAGATCAAAGTGAATAGAGAAAGAGTGGATTATTGGATTTCTCAGGGTGCAAAAAGCTCTGATACAGTTTCTGATTTATTGAAGATCCAGAAAGAAACAAGAACAACTGTTTCAAAAAAAGAAAGCGAAGTAACGAAAAGCCCGAGCGAAAGCGAAAGCTAG
- a CDS encoding KH domain-containing protein, with translation MKDLVLYIAKALVDNPDNVEVKEVTGEKATIIELKVQDTDRGKIIGKEGRIIKSIRTIVNSASAKLDKRATVEIVE, from the coding sequence ATGAAGGATTTGGTTCTCTATATAGCGAAAGCCTTGGTAGACAATCCAGATAACGTTGAAGTAAAAGAAGTGACTGGAGAAAAAGCCACTATTATTGAATTAAAAGTCCAAGATACAGATAGAGGCAAAATAATCGGAAAAGAAGGAAGAATAATCAAATCTATCCGTACCATCGTTAATTCTGCTTCAGCAAAACTTGATAAAAGAGCCACTGTAGAAATAGTCGAATAA
- a CDS encoding PRC-barrel domain-containing protein has protein sequence MWKVSDLAGSEVFDIDGQKLGVLVDVLPSGSNDIWVVMQNESKELLIPALFSVVKDVDIPKKKIKVDLPAGLKEIYETDKK, from the coding sequence ATGTGGAAAGTCAGCGACCTAGCCGGCAGTGAAGTCTTTGATATCGATGGCCAAAAACTCGGGGTATTAGTAGATGTTCTGCCTTCAGGTTCTAACGACATCTGGGTTGTCATGCAGAACGAGTCAAAAGAGCTTCTGATACCGGCGCTTTTTTCGGTAGTTAAAGACGTAGATATCCCAAAAAAGAAGATAAAGGTAGATCTCCCGGCAGGATTAAAAGAGATTTATGAAACTGATAAAAAATAG
- the trmD gene encoding tRNA (guanosine(37)-N1)-methyltransferase TrmD has protein sequence MNIDILSIFPDMFEGPLSESLIKKARDKKIVNIKIHNIRSFTKDKHKSVDDRPFGGGPGMVFKPDPIYEALRSLGAAKSKNNPEWPKKDKPVVIYLSPQGKTLDQKLLNKFTGYKHIILLCGHYEGVDERVLKFVNQEISIGDYVLTGGELPAMVFVDSLVRLLPGVVKEKDSITQDSFWENLLDYPNYTRPVNFRNMAIPDILLTGNHALIAGWRKEKAILNTLNKRPDLLKKARLSGTPLAVPQCGTLNNVTFRPSGIKKIKK, from the coding sequence GTGAATATCGACATTCTTTCTATTTTCCCGGATATGTTTGAAGGGCCTTTAAGCGAAAGCTTGATAAAGAAAGCCAGAGATAAAAAAATAGTAAATATTAAAATTCACAATATCCGTTCTTTTACAAAAGACAAGCATAAGAGCGTAGATGACAGGCCTTTCGGCGGAGGACCGGGGATGGTGTTCAAACCCGATCCGATATACGAAGCTTTACGGTCCCTAGGCGCGGCTAAAAGTAAAAATAACCCTGAATGGCCCAAAAAAGATAAACCGGTAGTAATATATCTTTCACCTCAGGGGAAAACCTTAGATCAGAAACTATTAAATAAGTTTACGGGTTACAAACATATAATACTTCTTTGCGGACATTATGAAGGCGTTGATGAAAGGGTACTGAAGTTTGTAAACCAGGAAATATCAATCGGAGATTACGTGCTTACTGGCGGGGAACTTCCTGCAATGGTCTTTGTTGACAGCCTGGTAAGGTTACTGCCCGGGGTAGTTAAAGAGAAAGATTCCATAACCCAGGATTCTTTCTGGGAAAACCTGCTGGATTACCCTAACTATACAAGGCCTGTCAATTTCAGGAATATGGCGATACCGGACATTCTTTTAACGGGAAACCATGCATTAATAGCCGGGTGGAGGAAAGAAAAGGCAATTCTAAATACCCTAAATAAACGGCCCGACCTGCTAAAAAAAGCCAGGTTAAGTGGGACCCCTCTGGCAGTCCCTCAATGCGGGACTTTAAATAACGTGACATTCCGCCCTAGCGGGATAAAGAAAATAAAGAAATAA
- the rplS gene encoding 50S ribosomal protein L19 — protein sequence MSIMNDVQELQKKKETYDFRPGDQVRVHFKIIEGDNERVQPFEGTVIRHRGAGLSETFTVRKISYGVGVERVFPIHSPRLQRVELLRRGKVRRARLYYLRKLSGKAARITEVQSQKEAPEEKA from the coding sequence ATGTCAATAATGAACGATGTTCAAGAATTACAAAAAAAGAAAGAAACCTATGATTTCCGGCCGGGAGACCAGGTCAGGGTGCATTTTAAGATCATAGAAGGCGACAATGAACGTGTCCAGCCGTTTGAAGGCACGGTCATACGGCATAGAGGTGCGGGTTTATCCGAGACTTTCACGGTAAGAAAGATATCTTACGGAGTAGGGGTTGAAAGGGTGTTCCCTATCCATTCCCCGAGGCTTCAAAGAGTTGAGCTCCTGCGCAGAGGAAAAGTCAGAAGAGCAAGGCTCTATTATTTAAGAAAACTCTCAGGTAAAGCTGCCAGGATCACCGAAGTACAGTCTCAAAAAGAAGCACCAGAAGAAAAAGCCTAA
- a CDS encoding ribonuclease HII has translation MDLFCFDDSYRKNGCKMLAGIDEAGRGPWAGPVVAACVVLPPGLTIYGLDDSKKLSPVQREKIFKIINEVSLSVGVEVIDESVIDSLNILKATHLAMKGALDKIKVHFDLILVDGSPVPRLGVMQESIVKGDQKSACIAAASVVAKVTRDMIMRDLAVKYPEYYFDKHKGYGTKLHYEALKKYGPCPVHRKSFHPVRDVIGRLDV, from the coding sequence ATGGATCTTTTCTGTTTCGATGATTCCTACCGAAAAAATGGGTGTAAGATGCTTGCAGGTATAGACGAAGCCGGCAGAGGCCCGTGGGCGGGTCCTGTTGTTGCAGCCTGTGTAGTGCTTCCTCCCGGACTTACTATCTACGGCCTAGATGACTCAAAAAAACTCTCACCTGTCCAGCGGGAAAAAATATTTAAAATAATCAATGAAGTTTCGCTCTCTGTAGGTGTCGAGGTGATAGATGAATCCGTCATTGATTCCCTGAATATCCTAAAAGCGACTCACCTGGCAATGAAAGGTGCTTTGGATAAGATCAAAGTGCACTTTGACCTTATCCTTGTCGACGGTTCACCTGTGCCGAGGCTGGGTGTCATGCAGGAATCCATAGTTAAAGGCGACCAGAAAAGTGCCTGCATCGCGGCTGCTTCTGTCGTTGCCAAAGTGACCCGGGATATGATAATGAGGGATTTGGCGGTAAAATACCCTGAATATTATTTTGATAAGCATAAAGGTTACGGGACGAAGCTCCACTATGAAGCGCTGAAAAAATACGGGCCTTGCCCCGTGCATAGAAAAAGTTTTCACCCTGTAAGAGATGTAATAGGCCGCCTGGATGTTTAA
- a CDS encoding YraN family protein, whose protein sequence is MFNKRALGNLGEEKAVQYLTKNKYKILERNYRSNFGEVDIIAKENEDLVFIEVKLRRTNEFGLPIEAITGLKQKRIVKSALQYVKSKNLLKENIRFDVLLIGPQEDEIEVVKSAFSTDGFYKY, encoded by the coding sequence ATGTTTAATAAGAGAGCTTTGGGAAACCTGGGGGAAGAAAAAGCCGTACAGTATTTGACAAAAAACAAGTACAAAATACTGGAGAGGAATTACAGGTCAAATTTCGGAGAAGTCGATATAATCGCAAAAGAAAATGAAGACCTGGTTTTTATAGAAGTTAAATTAAGGAGGACCAATGAATTCGGACTTCCGATAGAAGCCATAACTGGTTTAAAGCAAAAAAGGATAGTAAAGTCTGCCCTGCAATATGTTAAGTCAAAAAACTTACTGAAAGAAAATATACGTTTTGATGTCCTATTGATCGGCCCGCAAGAAGATGAAATAGAGGTAGTAAAATCAGCTTTTTCTACAGATGGTTTCTATAAGTATTGA
- a CDS encoding radical SAM protein, producing MKNKEIIKNKEKRKAPGFSMKNAIEKGYSLIKSGEYAAGVGCIEKIAADDPGVMLDYFLIGYGYKMTGRYDAALKYFKRAKLQDKKDIEIDKNIGEMYFRQKKYKQAIKVFSRLIKKAPLDSGPYKIMGDAYKDLGDEDKALECYLRAKGKGAKDIETDKIIIRIYYKRKMYKELILMLMDCLADKTTDESAADEFKLMLSRADSEYGMEFYGHGNKEYPLSLLKGHLKLLDEKKDVFAYNKILNTIELLERRTVLRSKPLQASLHLTTKCNLKCIMCDFYQYDFDITEKTAEEIMELFPYLESIEWLGGEVFFSKHFERLFNSSLSYKNITSQIIFTNGLLLSEPFIEKCVKHGVNIFFSIDSVNKKNYEKIRRGARFEDLIHNLNLMALYRKKYGYKNTLLLNVVIMNCNYKEMPELLDFAKKHGFSIVEFSEKVERHEQKNAGNIRYNPAAIKYLHKVLPGIIKRAEELKISINLGHFYPDIDITKQVKKIEKINDKYPKIDMNYLNDKNSNISYTDYTYRTRLSYCHSPWNSFQLMIDGSIRPDCTCKVSCGDFNKQPILKIWNGPVMQEYRKTLIERSGPGICPRGCFEKRNVNKDGC from the coding sequence ATGAAAAATAAAGAAATAATAAAAAATAAGGAAAAAAGAAAGGCCCCCGGATTTAGCATGAAAAATGCAATAGAGAAAGGATATTCACTTATTAAAAGCGGAGAATATGCTGCCGGGGTAGGGTGTATAGAGAAAATAGCAGCGGATGATCCGGGTGTAATGCTCGATTATTTTTTAATCGGATACGGATATAAGATGACGGGTAGATATGATGCGGCATTGAAATATTTCAAAAGAGCAAAACTGCAGGACAAAAAAGACATAGAGATCGATAAGAATATAGGAGAGATGTACTTCAGGCAAAAGAAGTATAAACAAGCGATAAAGGTTTTCAGCAGGCTGATAAAAAAAGCTCCCTTGGACAGCGGGCCTTATAAAATCATGGGTGATGCGTACAAAGACCTTGGCGATGAAGATAAAGCACTGGAGTGTTATCTGCGTGCCAAAGGAAAGGGCGCAAAAGATATCGAAACAGATAAAATAATAATCAGGATTTATTATAAGAGAAAAATGTATAAAGAACTTATTTTGATGCTGATGGATTGCCTTGCAGATAAAACTACAGATGAGAGTGCCGCCGATGAATTCAAATTGATGCTGTCCCGTGCAGATTCTGAATATGGCATGGAGTTTTATGGACACGGCAATAAAGAATATCCGCTCAGTCTGCTAAAAGGGCATCTTAAATTGCTTGATGAGAAAAAGGATGTTTTTGCATATAACAAAATATTAAATACTATAGAATTATTGGAAAGAAGAACTGTCCTCAGGTCAAAACCACTGCAGGCATCGCTGCATTTAACTACCAAGTGTAATTTAAAGTGCATAATGTGCGATTTTTATCAATATGATTTTGATATTACTGAAAAGACCGCAGAAGAAATTATGGAACTATTCCCATACCTTGAAAGCATAGAATGGCTGGGAGGAGAAGTTTTTTTTTCAAAACATTTTGAAAGACTCTTTAACTCGTCGTTATCTTATAAAAATATTACCAGCCAGATAATATTCACGAATGGGTTATTATTGAGCGAACCTTTTATTGAGAAATGCGTCAAACACGGGGTAAACATATTTTTCTCTATAGACAGCGTAAATAAAAAAAACTATGAGAAGATACGCCGCGGGGCACGCTTTGAGGACCTTATACACAATTTAAATTTAATGGCTTTGTACCGCAAGAAATACGGTTATAAAAATACTTTGTTGTTGAATGTGGTCATAATGAATTGTAATTATAAAGAGATGCCGGAACTGCTTGATTTTGCCAAAAAACACGGGTTTAGCATAGTAGAATTCAGCGAAAAGGTAGAAAGGCATGAACAAAAAAACGCTGGGAATATCAGGTATAATCCTGCGGCCATAAAATACTTGCACAAAGTCCTGCCCGGTATAATTAAAAGGGCAGAAGAATTAAAAATAAGTATAAACCTGGGCCATTTTTATCCAGACATAGATATAACAAAACAAGTCAAAAAAATAGAAAAAATAAATGATAAATATCCTAAAATTGATATGAATTATCTTAATGATAAAAACTCAAATATTAGTTATACTGATTATACTTACAGGACCAGGTTGTCCTATTGTCATTCTCCGTGGAATAGTTTTCAACTCATGATAGACGGGTCTATACGCCCTGATTGCACCTGCAAGGTTTCTTGCGGTGATTTTAATAAACAACCAATCCTCAAAATATGGAATGGCCCGGTTATGCAGGAATACCGTAAAACATTGATCGAAAGGTCGGGCCCGGGAATATGCCCTAGAGGATGTTTTGAAAAAAGAAATGTAAATAAAGATGGGTGTTAG
- a CDS encoding YifB family Mg chelatase-like AAA ATPase has translation MLAQVMSCAVYGIDAYLINVEIDISKGLPCFSVVGLPDAAVKESKDRVISAIRNSGFDFPGKRITINLAPADIKKEGTAFDLPIALGILSAQEKVKNEKLKDFCFVGELALDGSLRPVKGMLPVILSLKSNKIKRIIVPESNASEASVIKEIEVFPIKNLAQLVRFLNSEEEVLPFEQIVAEPSDENIPEIFDFCDIKGQQFAKRAVEVACAGGHNILMIGPPGSGKTMLAKRLPSILPQFTFDEAVETTKIHSVAGLLPHGKGLVKKRPFRSPHHTISDIALVGGGNTPKPGEVSLAHNGVLFLDEFTEFHRDVLEVLRQPLEERSVTISRAKASLLFPANFMLVGAMNPCPCGYFAHPQKECNCTPYQIQKYRAKISGPLMDRIDIHIEVPALKVCDLVGENKPGEPSSNIRSRVVKARDVQLKRYKNKRVYCNSQMDTSDLKKYCQLDKQTKDLLNGAIERLGLSGRAYDRILKVGRTIADLEGKENIEISHIAEAIGYRNLDRVI, from the coding sequence ATGCTAGCACAAGTAATGTCATGTGCCGTATATGGCATTGATGCATATCTAATAAACGTTGAAATAGATATTTCAAAAGGGCTTCCCTGTTTTTCCGTTGTAGGCCTGCCCGATGCAGCGGTCAAAGAGTCAAAAGACAGGGTGATTTCTGCCATAAGGAACTCGGGTTTTGATTTTCCAGGAAAGCGCATAACAATAAACCTGGCCCCTGCGGACATAAAAAAGGAAGGCACTGCTTTTGACCTGCCGATAGCCCTAGGTATCCTGTCGGCGCAGGAGAAAGTAAAAAATGAAAAATTAAAAGATTTTTGTTTTGTCGGAGAACTTGCACTAGACGGCAGCCTCAGGCCGGTGAAAGGAATGCTTCCCGTTATCTTAAGCTTGAAGAGCAATAAGATAAAAAGGATAATAGTCCCGGAGAGCAATGCCAGTGAAGCGTCCGTTATCAAAGAGATAGAAGTATTCCCTATAAAAAACCTGGCCCAGCTGGTACGTTTCCTGAATTCGGAAGAAGAGGTTCTGCCTTTTGAACAGATAGTAGCAGAACCGTCTGATGAAAACATACCTGAGATTTTTGATTTTTGTGATATAAAAGGCCAGCAGTTTGCAAAACGTGCGGTAGAGGTTGCCTGTGCAGGCGGCCATAACATCCTTATGATAGGCCCTCCGGGTTCAGGCAAAACCATGTTAGCAAAACGCCTGCCTTCTATTCTTCCGCAATTTACTTTTGATGAGGCTGTTGAAACAACAAAGATACATTCGGTCGCAGGGCTTCTGCCGCACGGGAAAGGTTTAGTAAAGAAAAGGCCTTTCAGGTCGCCCCACCATACGATATCCGATATAGCTCTTGTAGGAGGAGGAAATACTCCAAAGCCCGGTGAAGTGAGCCTTGCCCACAACGGGGTCCTTTTTCTTGATGAGTTCACAGAATTCCACAGGGATGTATTGGAAGTATTGCGCCAGCCGCTTGAAGAGCGTTCTGTAACAATCTCGCGTGCCAAGGCTTCACTTTTATTTCCGGCAAATTTCATGCTTGTGGGTGCCATGAACCCGTGCCCGTGCGGTTATTTTGCCCACCCGCAAAAAGAATGCAACTGTACTCCTTACCAGATACAAAAGTACAGGGCAAAGATATCAGGCCCGCTGATGGACAGGATAGACATCCATATCGAGGTGCCGGCTTTAAAAGTCTGTGACCTTGTCGGCGAGAACAAACCGGGTGAACCATCTTCGAACATAAGGTCCCGGGTAGTGAAGGCAAGGGATGTCCAGCTAAAAAGGTATAAAAATAAAAGAGTATATTGTAACAGCCAGATGGATACGTCCGATTTAAAAAAATACTGCCAACTGGATAAACAAACCAAAGACCTATTGAACGGTGCCATAGAAAGGCTCGGTCTCTCAGGCAGGGCTTATGACAGGATACTTAAGGTCGGCCGCACCATCGCAGACCTGGAAGGAAAAGAGAATATAGAAATATCGCATATAGCCGAAGCTATCGGATACCGCAACCTGGACAGGGTCATCTGA
- a CDS encoding Fic family protein, which yields MQKIIINQRVIKILSEIDYLRGRIAENHLKGVFVPVIEKESAIIMAYASTTIEGSTLSLQEVRQVADGGMPGKPGKHIQMVRNYLDAVRWIRQKEKQKTISEKDILYLHKLIGENAVEGGPVGQYRKIQVYVGDHTPPVYSKVSPLMKEFIKWLNGDAKEYHPVVSSAIVHFEIATIHPFRDGNGRVARALASWELYRRGFDTLHIFTLDDILLENRQLYYSQLSRARKPGGFPDWIEYISDITAEGLERSYNRLKLAQGDLKKLPAFSDTQKQILSLLSTDGPQSIAQLMKKYQISRQGVYKALGFLLKTKRIVPVGTRRSRRYSVSV from the coding sequence ATGCAGAAAATTATAATAAATCAGAGAGTCATAAAAATCTTGTCTGAAATCGATTACTTGCGTGGTAGGATCGCTGAAAACCACCTGAAAGGTGTTTTTGTTCCTGTAATAGAAAAAGAGTCAGCGATTATAATGGCATACGCGTCTACAACTATTGAAGGGAGTACACTGTCGCTGCAAGAAGTTAGGCAGGTGGCCGACGGCGGGATGCCGGGTAAGCCGGGAAAACACATTCAGATGGTGAGGAATTATCTCGATGCAGTCAGATGGATAAGACAGAAGGAGAAACAAAAAACTATTTCAGAAAAAGATATTCTGTATTTGCATAAACTTATCGGCGAAAATGCGGTTGAAGGCGGCCCGGTCGGACAATACAGAAAAATTCAAGTATATGTAGGCGACCATACCCCGCCGGTCTACTCAAAAGTATCGCCATTGATGAAAGAGTTTATAAAGTGGTTAAATGGCGACGCAAAAGAATATCATCCTGTTGTCAGCTCCGCCATAGTGCATTTTGAGATTGCCACGATTCATCCTTTCCGTGATGGTAACGGCAGGGTGGCCCGGGCGCTGGCATCATGGGAATTATATCGCAGGGGTTTTGATACCCTGCACATTTTTACATTGGACGACATTCTGCTTGAAAACAGGCAGTTATATTATTCGCAGTTGAGCAGGGCAAGAAAGCCTGGGGGCTTTCCCGACTGGATAGAATACATATCCGATATTACCGCTGAGGGCCTTGAACGCTCATATAATCGCCTTAAACTGGCACAGGGTGACTTAAAAAAATTACCGGCTTTCTCTGACACACAAAAGCAGATACTATCTCTTCTTTCAACTGATGGCCCGCAGTCTATAGCGCAGCTTATGAAAAAATATCAAATCAGCCGCCAGGGAGTATATAAGGCACTGGGATTCCTCTTAAAAACAAAAAGGATCGTACCAGTTGGTACCCGCCGCAGCAGACGCTACTCGGTTTCAGTTTGA
- a CDS encoding helix-turn-helix domain-containing protein gives MIGTNATSIWEWEINLHSPVISFVPKIVKFLGYIPYSKDFSEYKDKLIYFRRLSGLSQEKLAALLQVDESTVASWERGEHKPTKKLLNKVEKLLFQPFD, from the coding sequence ATGATTGGAACCAACGCCACATCAATCTGGGAATGGGAGATTAACCTTCATTCCCCTGTTATATCATTCGTTCCAAAGATCGTAAAATTTCTAGGGTATATACCTTATAGCAAAGATTTTTCGGAATATAAAGATAAGCTGATATATTTCCGCAGACTTTCGGGTCTAAGCCAGGAGAAACTGGCCGCTCTGCTCCAGGTTGATGAAAGCACAGTTGCCTCATGGGAAAGGGGCGAACATAAGCCTACAAAGAAACTTTTGAACAAAGTGGAAAAACTATTATTTCAACCCTTTGATTAA